In Vibrio sp. FE10, the following are encoded in one genomic region:
- a CDS encoding ABC transporter permease, which produces MVTFLVKRLFQALIVMFVISLVAFAIQDNLGDPLRELVGQSVSESERQALRDELGLNDPFITKYTRFVGAALQGDLGTSYFFKRPAVDVILDKLVATLELVFGASIIIVCLSIPLGVYSAIHPKSFFTKLIMAGSSVGISVPVFLTAIMLMYVFSIELGWLPSFGRGDTANWFGWESGFLTLDGLAHLVLPSIALASIMLPLFIRLVRSEMLEVLSSEYIKFGKAKGLALNKIYYQHALKNTMLPVLTVGGVQIGTMVAYTILTETVFQWPGTGFLFLEAINRVDTPLITAYVIFVGLIFVVTNTIVDLLYGVINPTVNITGKGA; this is translated from the coding sequence ATGGTTACGTTTCTGGTCAAGCGCCTGTTTCAGGCACTGATAGTGATGTTTGTGATCAGTTTGGTGGCGTTTGCCATACAGGATAACCTGGGCGACCCGTTGCGTGAGTTAGTCGGTCAATCTGTTTCAGAATCGGAGCGTCAAGCGCTACGTGATGAACTCGGCTTAAATGATCCCTTCATTACAAAATACACTCGCTTTGTAGGCGCTGCTCTACAGGGTGATCTTGGTACTTCGTACTTCTTTAAGCGTCCGGCTGTGGACGTAATTCTCGATAAGCTAGTAGCCACACTAGAGTTAGTGTTTGGCGCTTCTATTATTATTGTTTGTCTGTCGATTCCACTAGGCGTTTACTCCGCTATTCACCCTAAGAGCTTTTTTACCAAGCTGATTATGGCGGGCAGTAGTGTCGGTATCTCGGTGCCTGTGTTCTTGACGGCCATTATGTTGATGTATGTCTTCTCTATCGAGTTAGGCTGGCTACCGTCCTTTGGTCGTGGTGATACGGCAAACTGGTTTGGTTGGGAATCTGGCTTCCTAACACTTGATGGCTTGGCTCACCTTGTGCTTCCAAGTATTGCTTTAGCTTCAATCATGCTACCGCTTTTCATTCGTCTCGTACGTTCTGAAATGCTGGAAGTATTGAGCTCGGAATACATCAAATTCGGCAAAGCGAAAGGCTTAGCACTAAACAAAATCTATTACCAACATGCATTGAAAAACACCATGCTACCGGTACTTACCGTTGGTGGTGTTCAGATTGGTACTATGGTGGCATACACCATTCTTACTGAAACGGTTTTCCAGTGGCCAGGTACAGGCTTCTTATTCTTAGAAGCGATCAACCGTGTAGATACACCGCTGATTACCGCCTACGTTATTTTTGTTGGTCTTATTTTCGTAGTGACTAACACGATTG
- a CDS encoding dipeptide ABC transporter ATP-binding protein, which yields MSLLEVKNLRIEYPSRHGVHAAVKSLSFSIERGEIVGVVGESGAGKSTVGNAVIDLLSPPGRIASGEVFLDGEKVSGLSPEEMRKVRGSKIGFIFQDPMTSLNPLFTVEQQLKETIHANMKVSDAEAYQRSLDLMNQVGIPQPENRLKQYPHQFSGGMRQRVVIAIALAGEPDLIIADEPTTALDVSIQDQILGLIRDLCIKKNVGCMLVTHDMGVVSNVTDRVAVMYRGDLVEFGPTKQVLGTPEHPYTHSLISAVPRSDRKLDRFPLVSYIEEAHEMETLDVKNHWLGQSQDHREYTGPLLNVENVNLRFTTKDSFFESRREYVQASNNVSFEVHEGETFGLVGESGSGKSTIARVIAGLYAPNSGKVTFEGVDLTGLKSEKERRPMRRQMQMVFQNPYTSMNPRMKIFDIIAEPIRFHKLTRNENETRQIVHDLLDHVGLGQMAGVKYPHEFSGGQRQRISIARALATRPRLLICDEPTSALDVSVQAQILNLLKDLQDELNLTMLFISHDLPVIRQMCDRVGVMQMGTLLEVAPTEQLFNSPQHEYSQHLISLMPEFTGLREEKAVAQAAI from the coding sequence ATGTCACTTTTAGAAGTAAAAAATCTTCGTATCGAATACCCATCACGTCATGGTGTACACGCTGCAGTAAAGTCACTGTCGTTTAGCATTGAACGCGGCGAGATTGTCGGTGTTGTTGGTGAATCTGGCGCTGGTAAATCAACAGTAGGTAATGCTGTGATTGATTTGCTAAGCCCTCCCGGTCGTATTGCGAGCGGTGAAGTGTTCCTTGATGGTGAAAAAGTATCGGGTTTATCTCCGGAAGAGATGCGTAAAGTTCGCGGCTCTAAGATTGGATTTATCTTTCAAGATCCAATGACTTCTCTTAATCCTCTATTTACCGTAGAACAGCAATTAAAAGAAACCATCCATGCCAATATGAAGGTATCGGATGCAGAAGCTTATCAGCGTTCATTAGACTTAATGAACCAAGTGGGTATCCCACAACCTGAAAACCGCCTTAAACAGTATCCGCACCAATTCTCTGGTGGTATGCGTCAGCGTGTGGTTATCGCGATTGCATTGGCAGGCGAACCTGACCTGATCATCGCCGATGAACCAACAACGGCTCTAGACGTATCTATCCAAGACCAAATCTTAGGCCTGATTCGCGATCTATGTATTAAGAAAAACGTAGGTTGTATGTTGGTAACCCACGATATGGGTGTTGTGTCTAACGTGACTGACCGTGTTGCGGTTATGTATCGTGGTGATCTGGTTGAATTCGGCCCAACGAAACAAGTATTGGGTACACCTGAACACCCATACACGCACAGCTTGATTTCAGCCGTTCCTCGCTCAGACCGTAAACTCGACCGTTTCCCTCTTGTTAGCTACATCGAAGAAGCACACGAGATGGAAACCTTAGATGTAAAAAATCACTGGTTAGGTCAAAGCCAAGATCATCGTGAATACACAGGTCCGCTACTGAACGTAGAAAACGTTAACCTACGATTCACGACAAAAGATTCTTTCTTCGAAAGCCGTCGCGAGTATGTGCAAGCTTCAAACAACGTAAGCTTTGAAGTGCATGAAGGTGAAACCTTTGGTCTAGTGGGTGAGTCGGGTTCTGGTAAATCAACCATTGCACGTGTCATCGCAGGCCTATACGCACCTAACTCAGGCAAAGTAACCTTTGAAGGTGTCGATCTTACTGGCCTTAAATCTGAAAAAGAACGTCGCCCAATGCGTCGTCAAATGCAGATGGTTTTCCAAAACCCGTATACGTCAATGAACCCGCGTATGAAGATTTTTGACATCATCGCAGAGCCTATTCGTTTCCATAAACTGACTCGCAACGAGAACGAAACTCGTCAGATTGTTCATGACTTATTGGATCATGTTGGCCTTGGACAAATGGCAGGGGTTAAATACCCGCATGAATTCTCAGGTGGTCAGCGTCAGCGTATTTCTATCGCTCGTGCTTTGGCAACGCGACCTCGCCTATTGATTTGTGATGAACCAACATCGGCGTTAGATGTATCGGTACAAGCGCAGATCCTAAACCTATTAAAAGATCTACAAGACGAACTCAACCTAACCATGCTGTTCATCAGTCATGATTTACCGGTTATTCGTCAGATGTGTGATCGTGTTGGTGTGATGCAGATGGGTACGCTACTGGAAGTGGCGCCAACTGAGCAGCTATTTAACTCTCCACAGCATGAATATAGCCAACACCTAATTTCTTTAATGCCTGAATTTACAGGCTTACGAGAAGAAAAAGCAGTGGCACAAGCCGCAATATAA
- a CDS encoding ABC transporter substrate-binding protein, translating to MKTMKSKLAVALMAAGLSFSAAAADITVGYAADPVSLDPHEQLSGGTLQMSHMVFDPLVRFTQEMDFEGRLATSWERVNETTFRFNLRQGVKFHSGNELTADDVVWTFERLQASPDFKSIFTPYEKMVKVDDYTVELVSKAAYPLVLQTATYIFPMDSKFYSGQTAEGNDKSELVKHGNSFASTNVSGTGPFIVTQREQGVKVTFERFNDYWDTETKGNVDKLTLVPIKEDATRVAALLSGDVDMIHPVAPNDHKRVKNAKNIDLVTLPGTRIITFQMNQNSNEALKDVRVRQAIVHAINNEGIVKKIMKGFATAAGQQSPTGYAGHDDALVPRYDLKKAKELMKEAGYEDGFTLTMMAPNNRYVNDAKVAQASAAMLSKIGIKVDLKTMPKAQYWPEFDLCSADMMMIGWHSDTEDSANFSEFLTMTRNEETGRGQYNCSGYSNPEMDAIVEASNTETDPVKRSEMLKGVEATLYNDAAFVPLHWQSEAWGAKSNVGAADVVNPMVMPYFGDLVVK from the coding sequence ATGAAAACCATGAAAAGCAAATTAGCAGTAGCTTTGATGGCAGCTGGCCTAAGCTTTAGTGCAGCAGCAGCAGATATTACTGTTGGCTACGCAGCTGACCCAGTGTCACTTGACCCGCACGAGCAGCTATCTGGCGGCACACTGCAAATGTCTCACATGGTGTTTGACCCTCTAGTACGTTTCACTCAAGAGATGGATTTTGAAGGCCGCCTAGCGACAAGCTGGGAACGTGTCAATGAAACGACTTTCCGCTTTAATCTACGTCAGGGTGTTAAATTCCACTCAGGCAATGAACTAACAGCTGACGATGTTGTGTGGACATTCGAACGTCTACAAGCATCTCCAGACTTTAAGTCTATCTTCACGCCTTACGAGAAGATGGTAAAAGTGGATGACTACACAGTTGAACTAGTCTCTAAAGCGGCTTACCCACTAGTACTACAAACAGCAACTTACATCTTCCCAATGGACAGCAAGTTTTACTCAGGCCAAACAGCCGAAGGTAATGACAAATCTGAGCTAGTTAAGCACGGTAACTCGTTCGCTTCTACAAACGTTTCAGGTACAGGTCCATTCATCGTAACTCAACGTGAGCAAGGCGTTAAAGTAACGTTTGAGCGTTTCAACGATTACTGGGATACAGAAACGAAAGGTAACGTAGACAAGCTAACATTGGTTCCAATCAAAGAAGATGCAACACGTGTTGCGGCACTTCTTTCTGGCGATGTAGACATGATTCACCCAGTAGCACCGAACGATCACAAGCGTGTTAAAAACGCTAAAAACATCGATCTAGTGACGCTGCCTGGTACTCGTATCATTACGTTCCAAATGAACCAAAACAGCAACGAAGCGCTTAAAGATGTTCGCGTTCGTCAAGCAATCGTTCATGCGATTAACAATGAAGGTATTGTTAAGAAAATCATGAAAGGTTTCGCTACTGCAGCTGGTCAGCAAAGCCCAACAGGCTACGCGGGTCACGATGATGCACTAGTACCTCGTTACGACCTGAAAAAAGCAAAAGAGCTAATGAAGGAAGCGGGCTACGAAGATGGCTTTACGCTAACGATGATGGCACCAAACAACCGTTACGTGAACGATGCAAAAGTTGCTCAAGCGTCAGCGGCAATGCTATCTAAGATTGGTATCAAAGTTGATCTTAAGACTATGCCTAAAGCGCAATACTGGCCTGAGTTTGACCTATGTTCAGCAGATATGATGATGATCGGTTGGCACTCAGATACAGAAGATTCAGCTAACTTCAGTGAGTTCCTAACAATGACTCGTAACGAAGAAACGGGTCGTGGCCAATACAACTGTTCTGGTTACTCAAACCCAGAGATGGATGCAATTGTAGAAGCTTCTAACACTGAAACTGACCCTGTTAAGCGTTCTGAAATGCTGAAAGGCGTTGAAGCAACACTTTACAATGACGCAGCGTTTGTTCCTCTTCACTGGCAAAGTGAAGCGTGGGGCGCGAAGTCTAACGTAGGTGCAGCAGACGTAGTAAACCCAATGGTTATGCCTTACTTCGGCGACCTAGTTGTAAAATAA